Genomic DNA from Salinibacter pepae:
GCGCAGCCGCTCCGCGATGGCACGTGTGGGCACGGCCCGGAAGACGAAAAGTCCGGTCCAGTCCAGCGTCGCGGTGAGGTCCACGGGCGCGGGAGGCGTGGGGGCGTCCCCGCTTCGGACTGTGCTGCGCTCGCCCGGGGCCAGCACCACCGGCTCCGCCTCGTTGTTTCCGCCCGGCCCCACGCGCACCCGCCCGTCCACGAGCACAACCTCCGTGGTGTCGGTTCCGGCCGCGACCCCGAATTTCGTTCCGAGCACTTCAGTTCGGGCTGCGGGCGTGGTCACGACGAACGGCACGTCCTCCCGGGCGGTCACATCGAAATAAGCGCGGCCACGCGCCAGCGTGACGCGCCGCTCTTCGGCCGCGTCCATCCCGGGCGTGTAGGACAGCGTGGACGCCCCCACGAGCCGAACCGTCGAGCCGTCTTCAAACGCCACCCGCCGCTGCTCCCCCGCCTCCGCGGTCACGGTCGTCCGCTCCGCCCCTTGCGGCCCGTACACCACAGCCAGGACGGCGGCGCCGAGCAGGAGGGCCGCAACGGTGAGGCGCCACGCCCACTGGCGCCCACCCCCCTCCCTGCGGGCACGTCCGGGGCGCCGCGGGGCGCGCTCGTTTCGGTCCGTCTGCGAGCGGCGGTCTGTCGTGCCGTCCGCAGCCCAAACTTCTTCGCGGTGCTGTGCCCACACCGTTTCGAAGTCGGCCCGTTCGTCCTGCACCCGTTTCACCACCTGCTGGAGGGCCGGAACCGCGTCGAGGGCGTCGGCAATGGCGGGGCGTGCCGCGTTGAGGGCCTCGGCCTCCTCGGGCGTCAGAAGGTCCTCCCGGCCCTCTTCGGACAGCGCATACAGGACGAGAAGGCGCCGGTCGGGGACATGCTCTTGCAGGCGCTCTCGCAGCCGGGCTCGCACCTGCTGCCAGCGCGCCCAGCCATCGGCCAGCGCCGGGTCGTCGGCGAGTCGTGCCCGCAGCTTCGCCCGCTGCTCGGCAGAAAGGGCGTCCTCAAACAGAAGGGGACCGTACGCGTCGTCCATGGTCCGAGTAATCGTATCCGTCAGGAAAAGAACCGACTCCGAGGCCGGAGCCAAAGGGGCCCTTCTCGCCCCGAACGGCCCCGACCAAAGGGGTAGCCGCTCCCGACGCCGGGAAAGTAACAGTTCCGGAAATTTGACTACAGCCCAAAAAGCCAGGCGAGAAGGAGCAGGGCCGTCAGTGCATCCTTCATGGTTTCGAAGGCACGCTTTACCTGCATCTTGACCGCCGCCTCCGTCGTGTCGAGCATCTGGGCAATCTCCCGGTAGAGGTATCCGTACTCCCGCAGCTCCATGATGCGCTGTGCCTTCGGCGTGAGGGCGTCGAGGGCCGTCTCCACGTCCACCTGGGCACTCCGGTCCTCCGGGTCCGTCGACTGTCCCAGGGGCAGGTCCGGGTCGCGCAGGTGCTCTTTCATGTCGTAGCGCCCACGGTAGTAGTCCTGCAGTTCGAACAGGGCCGCCTTCATGGCGAACGACTTCAGGCTGCCCGGCTTCTCAAGATCGTCGAGGCTTTCGTGGATGCGCACCAGCGTATTCTGCACCAGATCATCAACGTCGGTCTCGGCCCCGATGCGCTTGATGAAGTAGCCCCGCAGAATGGGCTCTAGGCGACGGAGGAGCCCGTTCCGGGCCTGTTCGTCCCCGTTCTGGGCGTCTCGAACACGATCCGGATCGAACGCGGACTCAGGCATAACCGACGGACAACACGGCAGACGGGCAGGAATGACGGCCAGGCATGTTTCGTTCTCCGCCCGAGACAGGTCCGCGCCCGTCCCGGCGAACCGATGGGCGTTCGCGTCGTATAGGCACTGGTTCTATCGGGGTCACGGGCATCTTCATTCTGAAGTACATGCCTCGACGTTTGTGCAATGCTGATCGCCCGGCCGTGTCCTCCGTTTCGCTCTCACTTGGGGGCTGCTCGCGCCTGGGCAGTACACGCCCACATCGCCCGCCTCGCACACGCTGTCCCATCTAAATTCTCTGCACGACCATGAGCCTGTACGACCTGCACGACGCAACGCTTAACGACATGGAAGGGGAGGGGTTCGCCTACTCGGAAAAGACCGTTTACGGCAAGGCCTACAAGGGCGTCTTCTTCGGGGAGGACGAAGAGCAAATCGAGGACCTCGCCAACGAGGAGGACGATGCCAACTTCGAAGGCATCCTCTACGACCGAAGCCGTGAGCGCGAGAAGAGCTTTTCGGTTGAGGTTACGGATGTGGTGAGCACCCCGTCCGGCGAGCGGGCCGACTTCGTGGCCACGGAGAAGCCGTAGTCCCCCGCCGCCTTCACCCCCCGTGCTCTGTGTTCAACGAGGAGGTCGCGCCCGTCCGCCGGGTCGACCTCCTTTTCTATCGGTGTCGGGCCTTCCTTGTCGGGACGTCATTGTGCCCGTTGGGCGCCGTTCCCGCCGGCCCAGCACTACCACCCGGCGCTTGACGATTCCGGGCCC
This window encodes:
- a CDS encoding FecR domain-containing protein, which translates into the protein MDDAYGPLLFEDALSAEQRAKLRARLADDPALADGWARWQQVRARLRERLQEHVPDRRLLVLYALSEEGREDLLTPEEAEALNAARPAIADALDAVPALQQVVKRVQDERADFETVWAQHREEVWAADGTTDRRSQTDRNERAPRRPGRARREGGGRQWAWRLTVAALLLGAAVLAVVYGPQGAERTTVTAEAGEQRRVAFEDGSTVRLVGASTLSYTPGMDAAEERRVTLARGRAYFDVTAREDVPFVVTTPAARTEVLGTKFGVAAGTDTTEVVLVDGRVRVGPGGNNEAEPVVLAPGERSTVRSGDAPTPPAPVDLTATLDWTGLFVFRAVPTRAIAERLRDHYGASISVAPALAEEPVTGTFERNRSVEQVLSTIARTLGADVRTEGEAYRLEPGS
- a CDS encoding RNA polymerase sigma factor, with the translated sequence MPESAFDPDRVRDAQNGDEQARNGLLRRLEPILRGYFIKRIGAETDVDDLVQNTLVRIHESLDDLEKPGSLKSFAMKAALFELQDYYRGRYDMKEHLRDPDLPLGQSTDPEDRSAQVDVETALDALTPKAQRIMELREYGYLYREIAQMLDTTEAAVKMQVKRAFETMKDALTALLLLAWLFGL